The proteins below come from a single Chryseobacterium bernardetii genomic window:
- a CDS encoding MerR family transcriptional regulator — protein sequence MKINLPDKLYYSIGEVAKAFDVNTSLIRYWEQEFPIIKPKKNKKGNRYFTPEDIKNLQMIYHLVKEKGYTLDGARVALTTNSKISETITIIDRLEFVKAELLKLKESLGDREPE from the coding sequence ATGAAAATAAACTTACCTGATAAACTGTATTATTCCATAGGAGAAGTCGCTAAAGCATTCGATGTAAACACTTCATTAATACGCTATTGGGAACAGGAATTTCCTATCATCAAACCTAAAAAGAATAAAAAGGGAAACCGCTACTTCACTCCTGAGGATATCAAGAATCTGCAGATGATCTATCATTTAGTAAAAGAAAAGGGATATACATTGGATGGAGCCCGTGTTGCTCTGACTACCAACAGTAAAATTTCAGAAACCATCACCATTATTGACCGTCTTGAGTTTGTAAAAGCTGAGCTTTTAAAGCTGAAAGAATCATTGGGTGACAGGGAGCCTGAATAA
- a CDS encoding helix-hairpin-helix domain-containing protein, which yields MMRKNYYHKLAFMVILLAVLLAFQKYTSRDKEPFPEIKFIANTSITANITDFDPNILTAEQWQRFGFSAKQASTILKYKDIVGGTFTSKEQLKKCYAISDEKFEELKPFILLPEASAENNSKNANSFEKKEITVTGKFNPDLKTSHDWVKMGFSERQAEAILKYKNYLGGSFISKEKFRECFIISQENYNKLEPYLLLPAKAPENFKAAHKAKIQYYSFDPNLLDIEGWEAFGFTEKQAFTIVSYRNKNLRGSFKNLDDIQKCFVISAEKFQEMKPFIKINPEAIKKAEIQQEKTDFTKTDLNAITFRQLIEFGLDEKSAGSIIGFRKKLRGFINKQQIMDTYNIDKELVQKLISIAPLDASNVPKYTLTEAPEDWLKDHPYFRYSADKIIFYRTTYPDDKKILKLLKLKPEYEERMKLYLK from the coding sequence ATGATGAGAAAAAACTATTACCACAAACTGGCTTTTATGGTCATTTTACTGGCCGTCCTATTAGCTTTTCAGAAATACACCAGCAGGGATAAGGAACCTTTTCCCGAGATAAAATTTATTGCCAATACCTCAATTACGGCTAACATTACGGATTTCGATCCTAATATTTTAACAGCGGAACAATGGCAAAGATTTGGCTTTTCAGCAAAACAGGCGTCTACCATTCTTAAATATAAAGATATTGTAGGGGGAACTTTTACGTCAAAAGAGCAATTGAAAAAGTGTTATGCAATTTCTGATGAGAAATTTGAAGAACTAAAACCATTCATTCTTCTTCCCGAGGCTTCTGCAGAAAATAATTCCAAGAATGCCAACAGTTTTGAAAAAAAAGAAATTACAGTTACCGGAAAGTTCAATCCTGATCTTAAAACCTCTCATGACTGGGTCAAAATGGGATTCAGCGAAAGACAGGCGGAAGCTATTTTAAAATATAAGAATTATCTAGGCGGAAGCTTTATCAGCAAGGAAAAATTCAGAGAATGCTTTATCATTTCCCAAGAAAATTACAATAAACTTGAGCCCTATCTGCTGTTACCTGCAAAAGCGCCGGAGAATTTTAAAGCAGCCCATAAAGCTAAGATACAATATTATAGTTTTGATCCTAACCTTCTGGATATTGAGGGATGGGAAGCGTTTGGCTTCACTGAAAAACAGGCTTTTACTATTGTCAGTTACCGCAATAAAAATCTTCGAGGCAGTTTTAAAAACCTGGATGATATTCAAAAATGTTTTGTGATCTCGGCAGAGAAATTTCAGGAAATGAAACCTTTTATTAAAATCAATCCGGAAGCTATAAAGAAAGCAGAAATACAGCAGGAAAAAACTGATTTTACTAAAACAGACCTTAATGCTATTACATTCAGGCAGCTTATAGAATTTGGATTGGATGAAAAAAGTGCCGGTTCTATTATTGGCTTTAGAAAAAAACTGAGAGGTTTTATAAACAAACAGCAGATTATGGACACTTATAATATTGATAAAGAATTGGTCCAGAAATTAATATCCATTGCTCCGCTGGATGCTTCCAATGTTCCTAAATATACCTTAACTGAAGCTCCGGAAGATTGGCTGAAAGATCATCCTTATTTCAGGTATTCTGCAGATAAAATCATTTTCTACAGAACAACCTATCCTGATGATAAGAAAATTCTAAAGCTCCTGAAACTAAAACCAGAATATGAAGAAAGAATGAAATTATATTTAAAATAA
- the rpsA gene encoding 30S ribosomal protein S1: MSKETNSAELLLNQNVAPEQFDWDSFESGLDADARKEKSDLEEIYNGSLNNLDDNDVLIGKVVRLTDKEAIVDINFKSEGVISLNEFRYNQGLKVGDEVEVMVDKREDKTGQLQLSHRKARTLKAWDKVNELHETGEIVNGFVKSRTKGGMIVDVHGIEAFLPGSQIDVKPIKDYDQFVGKTMEFKVVKINPEFKNVVVSHKALIEADIEGQKKEIIAQLEKGQVLEGTVKNITSYGVFIDLGGVDGLIHITDLSWSRVNHPSEILEDGQTVKVVILDFDDEKTRIQLGMKQLEAHPWDALSADLKVGDKVKGKVVVLADYGAFVEIAPGVEGLIHVSEMSWSTHLRSAGDFVKVGDEVEAEVLTLDREERKISLGIKQLSKDPWENIEAKYPVGSQHVGTVRNFTNFGVFVELEEGIDGLIYISDLSWTKKIKHPSEFCAVGDKLDVVVLELDIQARRLSLGHKQLTENPWDKFETKYAEGTIHAGKAVEVHDKGASVQFEDAEVEAFCPSRLLEKEDGSKIKKGEEAEFKVIEFNKEFKRVVVSHTGIFRDEEKKNVKEASSRNVSSSSNNEERSTLGDIDALAELKRKMEEGK; the protein is encoded by the coding sequence ATGTCAAAAGAGACAAATTCAGCAGAATTATTATTAAACCAAAACGTAGCACCTGAACAATTTGACTGGGATTCTTTCGAATCTGGTCTTGATGCTGATGCTAGAAAAGAGAAAAGCGATTTAGAAGAAATCTACAACGGATCATTAAACAACTTAGACGATAACGACGTTCTAATTGGTAAAGTTGTAAGATTAACTGATAAAGAAGCTATCGTAGACATCAACTTCAAATCTGAAGGTGTTATCTCTCTTAACGAATTCCGTTACAACCAAGGTCTTAAGGTAGGTGATGAAGTAGAAGTAATGGTAGACAAGAGAGAAGACAAAACTGGTCAGCTACAATTATCTCACAGAAAAGCTAGAACACTTAAAGCTTGGGATAAAGTAAACGAACTTCACGAAACTGGTGAAATCGTTAACGGTTTTGTTAAGTCTAGAACTAAAGGTGGTATGATCGTTGACGTTCACGGAATCGAAGCATTCTTACCTGGTTCTCAAATTGACGTTAAGCCAATTAAAGATTACGATCAGTTCGTAGGAAAAACTATGGAGTTCAAAGTTGTGAAAATCAACCCAGAGTTCAAAAACGTAGTAGTTTCTCACAAAGCATTGATCGAAGCAGATATCGAAGGTCAGAAAAAAGAAATCATCGCTCAGCTTGAAAAAGGACAAGTTCTTGAAGGTACTGTTAAGAATATCACTTCTTACGGTGTATTCATTGACCTAGGTGGTGTAGATGGATTGATCCACATTACAGACCTTTCTTGGTCTAGAGTGAACCACCCATCTGAAATCCTTGAGGACGGACAAACTGTGAAAGTGGTTATCCTTGATTTCGATGATGAGAAAACAAGAATCCAATTAGGTATGAAGCAATTAGAAGCTCATCCTTGGGATGCTCTTTCTGCTGACTTAAAAGTTGGTGACAAAGTAAAAGGAAAAGTAGTAGTTCTTGCTGACTATGGTGCATTCGTAGAAATCGCTCCAGGTGTTGAAGGATTAATCCACGTTTCTGAAATGTCTTGGTCTACTCACTTAAGATCTGCTGGAGATTTCGTAAAAGTAGGTGATGAAGTGGAAGCTGAAGTATTAACTTTAGACAGAGAAGAAAGAAAAATTTCTCTTGGTATCAAGCAATTATCTAAAGATCCATGGGAAAACATCGAAGCTAAGTATCCGGTAGGATCTCAGCATGTAGGAACTGTAAGAAACTTCACTAACTTTGGTGTATTCGTAGAGTTAGAAGAAGGTATCGACGGATTAATCTACATCTCTGATCTTTCTTGGACTAAGAAAATCAAGCACCCATCTGAGTTCTGTGCAGTAGGTGATAAATTAGATGTTGTAGTTCTTGAATTAGATATCCAGGCTAGAAGATTATCTCTAGGTCACAAGCAATTGACTGAAAACCCATGGGATAAATTCGAAACTAAATATGCTGAAGGAACTATCCACGCTGGTAAAGCTGTAGAAGTTCACGATAAAGGAGCTTCTGTACAGTTTGAAGATGCTGAGGTTGAAGCATTCTGCCCTTCAAGATTATTAGAGAAAGAAGATGGATCTAAAATCAAAAAAGGTGAAGAAGCTGAATTCAAAGTAATCGAATTCAACAAAGAATTCAAGAGAGTAGTAGTATCTCACACAGGTATCTTCAGAGACGAAGAGAAGAAAAACGTAAAAGAAGCTTCTTCTAGAAACGTATCTTCTTCTTCTAACAACGAAGAAAGATCTACTCTTGGAGACATCGATGCATTAGCAGAGTTGAAAAGAAAAATGGAAGAAGGTAAATAA
- a CDS encoding AraC family transcriptional regulator, translating into MNSISVLHIDLFQGKNPSDFYFNTLKKHLIVGHQHIEKPHRHNFYAAVLFTQGNGIHEIDFQRYEVSEGSLFFLSPGQIHSWELSDDIDGYIFFCSQEFYEMHYVNQKLRNFPFFGSVSFTRKLQLDAAELEKNIHLFQELGREHQSNHLMKNGLILSLMSQIFINSTRLFSKDFDTLSSSAGLSYFKHYQDFESLVEQHFMEHKSTAYYASLLGISSKHLNRTVQAVVQKTATEVITERVVLEAKRMLMYLNENLVEIAFRLGYEEYSYFVRVFRKNSGMTPTPFMRKYKA; encoded by the coding sequence ATGAATTCTATTTCCGTTCTTCATATTGATCTTTTTCAGGGTAAGAATCCTTCAGATTTTTATTTTAACACCCTGAAAAAACATCTGATTGTTGGTCATCAGCATATAGAAAAGCCCCATAGGCATAATTTTTATGCTGCTGTTCTGTTTACTCAGGGAAACGGTATTCATGAAATAGATTTTCAACGCTATGAAGTTTCGGAAGGAAGCCTGTTTTTTCTTTCTCCGGGGCAAATTCACAGTTGGGAGCTTTCAGATGATATAGACGGGTATATTTTCTTTTGTTCCCAGGAGTTTTATGAAATGCATTATGTGAATCAGAAACTGAGAAATTTTCCTTTTTTCGGATCAGTGTCCTTTACCAGAAAATTGCAGCTAGATGCAGCAGAACTGGAGAAGAACATTCATCTGTTTCAGGAACTGGGAAGAGAGCATCAATCTAATCATCTGATGAAAAACGGACTTATTCTATCATTAATGTCTCAGATTTTCATCAATTCAACCCGGCTTTTTTCAAAGGATTTTGATACGCTGAGTTCTTCTGCCGGACTTTCTTATTTTAAACATTATCAGGATTTTGAAAGTCTTGTTGAACAGCATTTTATGGAACACAAATCAACTGCGTATTATGCTTCTCTATTAGGTATTTCATCAAAGCACCTGAATAGAACCGTACAGGCAGTAGTACAGAAAACAGCTACGGAAGTGATTACAGAAAGAGTAGTACTGGAAGCCAAAAGGATGCTGATGTATCTCAATGAAAACCTTGTTGAGATTGCTTTCCGGCTGGGTTATGAAGAATACTCTTACTTCGTGAGAGTATTCCGGAAGAATTCCGGAATGACTCCTACTCCGTTTATGAGGAAATATAAGGCCTAA
- a CDS encoding DEAD/DEAH box helicase, with the protein MELQSIYQKLQIQDMNQMQKSTYKASENNTDIVLLSPTGSGKTLAFLFPVLRNLKKDVQGVQALILVPARELALQIEQVFKSMGTDFKVSVCYGGHDKKIEVNNLIEAPAVLIGTPGRVTYHIRNNNFDPKTVKTLVLDEFDKALELGFHDDMEFICNSLKGLSQRVLTSATAMDEIPAFTGLKDEKIISFLKENDVKPDLQLRRVMTIPEEKLDTLFNLVCKIGNKRTLIFCNHRDAVDRISELLHQMGIDRETFHGGMEQDERERALLKFRNDSARILITTDLAARGLDIPEVESIVHYQLPPKEDAFIHRNGRTARMNAKGFVYLIMTEEENFPFIKNDTPEESVAGFTKVPQKTPFQTIYISAGKKDKVNKVDIVGYLLKKGELQKEDVGVIEVKDTTSYVAVSRNKVNAVLRKLQNEKLKGKKVKMEVAY; encoded by the coding sequence ATGGAACTACAATCAATTTATCAAAAGCTGCAGATTCAGGATATGAATCAGATGCAGAAATCTACTTATAAAGCCTCTGAAAACAATACGGATATTGTACTGCTCTCTCCTACCGGATCAGGGAAAACCCTTGCTTTTTTATTTCCGGTTCTCAGAAATCTGAAAAAGGATGTTCAGGGCGTTCAGGCATTAATATTAGTTCCTGCCAGAGAATTGGCCTTGCAGATTGAGCAGGTTTTCAAATCGATGGGAACTGATTTTAAGGTTTCCGTTTGCTATGGCGGACATGATAAAAAGATTGAAGTCAATAATTTAATTGAAGCTCCGGCTGTTTTAATCGGAACTCCGGGAAGGGTTACTTATCATATAAGAAATAATAATTTCGATCCGAAGACTGTTAAGACCTTAGTTTTAGATGAATTTGACAAGGCTTTGGAACTAGGTTTCCATGATGATATGGAATTTATCTGTAATTCTTTAAAAGGCCTTTCACAAAGAGTTTTAACGTCTGCAACAGCAATGGACGAGATCCCGGCATTTACAGGATTAAAAGATGAAAAAATCATCAGCTTCCTTAAAGAAAATGATGTGAAGCCTGATCTCCAACTGAGAAGAGTAATGACAATTCCGGAAGAAAAACTGGATACCTTATTTAATCTGGTTTGTAAAATCGGAAATAAAAGAACGCTGATATTCTGTAATCACCGTGATGCCGTAGACCGCATCTCTGAGCTTCTCCATCAGATGGGAATAGACAGGGAAACCTTCCATGGCGGAATGGAACAGGATGAAAGAGAGCGTGCCCTGCTGAAATTCAGAAATGATTCTGCAAGAATTCTTATTACAACTGATCTGGCAGCCCGCGGACTTGATATTCCCGAAGTGGAATCTATTGTACATTATCAGCTCCCTCCAAAAGAAGATGCTTTCATCCACAGAAACGGACGTACTGCAAGGATGAATGCCAAAGGCTTCGTTTACCTGATTATGACGGAAGAAGAAAACTTCCCTTTCATCAAAAATGATACTCCGGAAGAAAGTGTTGCCGGATTTACCAAGGTTCCGCAAAAAACACCGTTCCAGACAATTTACATCAGTGCCGGAAAAAAAGACAAGGTGAATAAAGTGGATATTGTAGGTTACCTGCTTAAAAAAGGAGAACTGCAAAAAGAAGACGTTGGGGTAATTGAAGTAAAAGACACAACCTCTTATGTTGCCGTCTCCAGAAATAAGGTGAATGCTGTTCTGAGAAAGCTTCAGAATGAAAAACTGAAAGGAAAAAAAGTGAAAATGGAAGTTGCTTACTAA
- the ccoG gene encoding cytochrome c oxidase accessory protein CcoG, with the protein MSAESNNIKSLEIENEDFRNSVGTMDETGKRKWIFPRKPKGKYTNYRNYTSYVLLAIFFGLPFIKINNNPFLLINVIDRRFFILGQPFYLQDFFILALGAVTSVIFVMLFTVVFGRIFCGWLCPQTLFMEMVFRKIEYWIEGDRNKQMKLDRQQWDAEKIRKRLTKWSVFILISLIISTFMFMYIVGYEQVFQIMIEGPSEHPLKFITMIFFTMAFYFVFTWLREQVCTLVCPYGRLQGVLIDKQTINVYYDFKRGEGRSKWRNNEDRKAAGKGDCIDCNQCVVVCPTGIDIRNGQQLECVNCTACIDACDEIMDKVGLPKGLIRYATESEIENQEKFKFTSRMKATTVILALLIGFLGFLMYDRGSMEAKFIKPAGSTFFIKNGKITNTFIYTLLNKSNEKKILTIRVISPEDAEITYFGSERIILKGDQILKGNINISFPEDKIKFSKQNMIIGVFDEEGKMVDSFETTFEGPFKLVL; encoded by the coding sequence ATGAGCGCAGAGTCCAACAACATCAAATCCCTGGAAATTGAAAATGAAGATTTCAGAAATTCTGTAGGAACAATGGATGAGACCGGAAAAAGAAAATGGATCTTCCCCAGAAAACCTAAAGGAAAATATACCAATTACAGGAATTACACCAGCTATGTTTTACTTGCTATTTTCTTTGGATTACCTTTCATAAAGATCAATAATAATCCGTTCTTACTGATTAATGTAATTGACAGAAGATTCTTTATTCTTGGACAGCCGTTTTACCTCCAGGACTTTTTTATTCTGGCTTTGGGAGCAGTTACTTCTGTGATCTTCGTGATGCTGTTCACTGTGGTTTTCGGAAGAATATTCTGCGGCTGGCTTTGCCCGCAAACCTTATTCATGGAGATGGTATTCCGTAAAATAGAATACTGGATTGAAGGGGATAGAAACAAACAAATGAAGCTGGACAGACAGCAATGGGATGCTGAAAAAATAAGAAAAAGACTTACCAAATGGTCTGTATTTATCCTGATCTCTCTCATTATCTCAACCTTCATGTTCATGTATATTGTAGGCTATGAACAGGTATTTCAGATTATGATTGAGGGACCTTCGGAACATCCTTTAAAGTTCATTACGATGATCTTTTTTACAATGGCTTTTTATTTTGTGTTTACATGGCTTCGTGAACAGGTATGTACCTTAGTTTGTCCCTATGGAAGACTTCAGGGGGTTTTAATAGATAAACAGACAATTAACGTATACTATGATTTTAAAAGAGGGGAAGGCCGTTCAAAATGGAGAAATAATGAAGACCGAAAAGCGGCTGGCAAAGGAGATTGTATAGATTGTAATCAATGCGTGGTAGTTTGCCCTACAGGAATTGACATCAGAAACGGGCAACAATTGGAATGCGTTAACTGTACGGCATGTATTGATGCCTGTGATGAGATCATGGATAAAGTAGGCTTACCTAAAGGGCTGATCCGCTATGCTACAGAATCTGAAATTGAAAATCAGGAGAAATTCAAATTTACTTCAAGAATGAAGGCTACAACAGTAATTCTGGCTCTGCTGATCGGATTCCTTGGCTTTTTAATGTATGACCGTGGTTCAATGGAAGCTAAATTTATTAAACCTGCAGGCTCTACTTTCTTTATTAAAAATGGTAAAATTACCAACACTTTCATTTATACTCTTCTGAATAAATCGAATGAGAAAAAAATTCTCACCATTAGGGTAATCAGCCCTGAAGATGCTGAAATTACTTATTTCGGATCTGAAAGAATTATCCTGAAGGGAGATCAGATCTTAAAAGGGAATATCAATATATCTTTTCCTGAAGATAAAATCAAATTCTCTAAACAAAATATGATCATCGGTGTTTTTGATGAAGAAGGAAAAATGGTAGATTCATTTGAAACTACTTTTGAAGGACCATTCAAACTTGTGTTGTAG
- a CDS encoding SMP-30/gluconolactonase/LRE family protein, translated as MKNISKAGLIGLVFALVNCQSVNSSKMFYEGVKPQMVSNKFSFTEGPSADKEGNVFFTDQPNDKIYYWDWKTNQVIEFLDKTGRANGTHFDKDGFLITCSDDNGEMWKISKDKKVEILFKGFEGKRLNGPNDVWNDAFGGMYFTDPLYERDYWTDFKQEIPDKSLYYRNKDGKIIKLDTFTQPNGIVGSEKLKKLYLSDIDAGKTYVYDILGEGKLSDRKLFCEMGSDGMTLDKHGNLYLTGDGVHVFNKDGKKIYHISIPEKWTSNVTFGGKNNDVLFITASKSVYTFPMRVRGIK; from the coding sequence ATGAAGAATATCAGTAAAGCAGGTCTGATTGGTTTGGTTTTCGCATTGGTAAACTGTCAATCCGTAAATAGTAGTAAAATGTTTTATGAAGGAGTAAAACCCCAAATGGTTTCTAATAAGTTTAGTTTTACAGAGGGCCCATCAGCTGATAAAGAAGGCAATGTCTTTTTTACTGATCAGCCTAATGATAAGATCTATTACTGGGACTGGAAAACAAATCAGGTGATAGAATTCCTGGATAAAACAGGAAGAGCCAACGGAACTCACTTTGATAAAGACGGTTTCCTGATTACCTGCTCAGATGATAACGGAGAGATGTGGAAGATCTCAAAAGATAAGAAAGTAGAAATTTTATTCAAAGGTTTTGAAGGCAAAAGACTGAATGGTCCTAATGATGTCTGGAATGATGCTTTTGGCGGGATGTATTTTACAGATCCTTTGTATGAAAGAGATTACTGGACAGACTTCAAACAGGAAATTCCTGATAAAAGCCTTTATTACAGGAATAAGGATGGGAAGATCATTAAATTAGATACTTTTACCCAGCCTAACGGAATCGTAGGAAGTGAAAAACTGAAAAAATTATACCTTTCAGACATTGATGCAGGGAAAACCTATGTTTATGATATTCTGGGAGAAGGAAAACTATCTGATAGAAAACTATTCTGTGAAATGGGCTCAGATGGAATGACACTGGATAAACATGGCAACCTTTATTTAACCGGTGATGGAGTACATGTTTTTAACAAAGACGGAAAAAAAATCTATCATATTTCCATTCCTGAAAAATGGACATCCAATGTAACTTTCGGGGGAAAAAATAATGATGTATTATTTATTACCGCTTCAAAATCGGTGTATACTTTTCCAATGCGGGTAAGAGGAATAAAATAA
- the rluF gene encoding 23S rRNA pseudouridine(2604) synthase RluF, producing MEKTRINKYLSEVGYCSRRAADKLLEEGRIKINGKVPELGTKVSDEDLVEVDGKPIREPQEKPVYIAFNKPVGIVCTTDTKREKNNIVDYINHPKRIFPIGRLDKPSEGLILLTSDGDIVNKILRARNNHEKEYLVRVDKPITPRFLEKMRNGVPILDTVTRKCEVEKIDEMNFRIILTQGLNRQIRRMCEYLGYEVKKLKRIRIMNIKLDLPIGKWRDLTEDELNTLNDLLTDSSKTID from the coding sequence ATGGAAAAGACACGTATTAATAAATATTTATCAGAAGTAGGATATTGCTCAAGAAGAGCAGCAGATAAGCTGTTGGAGGAAGGGAGAATAAAGATTAACGGTAAAGTTCCTGAACTGGGAACCAAAGTTTCTGATGAAGATCTTGTGGAAGTGGATGGAAAACCTATCAGAGAACCACAGGAAAAACCTGTTTATATTGCTTTCAATAAACCTGTAGGCATTGTATGTACTACAGATACCAAGCGTGAAAAGAACAATATTGTAGATTATATCAATCATCCCAAAAGAATATTCCCGATCGGAAGGCTGGATAAACCCAGTGAAGGTCTTATTCTTTTAACCAGTGACGGTGATATTGTTAATAAGATCCTTCGGGCAAGAAATAATCACGAAAAGGAATATCTGGTACGCGTAGACAAGCCGATTACTCCAAGGTTTCTTGAAAAAATGAGAAATGGAGTTCCAATTTTGGATACCGTTACCAGAAAATGTGAGGTGGAGAAGATTGATGAAATGAATTTCAGGATTATCCTTACACAAGGCCTAAACAGACAGATCCGAAGAATGTGCGAATATTTGGGTTATGAAGTAAAAAAGCTGAAAAGAATCCGTATCATGAATATCAAGCTTGATCTTCCTATCGGCAAATGGAGAGATCTAACGGAAGATGAGCTGAATACATTAAATGATTTGCTTACAGACTCCAGTAAAACAATAGATTAA
- a CDS encoding YncE family protein yields MKLKFNLVPLFVIILMIFSNCQNDNHPEIPHDTAFFIDYRSLTGQPDGIAVIELDPDAPDFGNISNKLELGIGVLPHHLYYNQSANKLYTTALGGSYLYQIKTEKDKIGQPRLVSATPIDTGENTVGENLFFTNDGRFFMTFMGGAGGLKDGSVGVFNANNNQLIKTIKAPIQDNPNKFIMYPHGISVNEEKGLMMVTSTIHPDLTSGFGNTCTLIDLNTYELKETYQVADSPADLSSPVEVLLLRGKFPQYALATTMLGGDIWIAPYNATTKKYDAFTKIFDGSTQGLGWTLEMYIDDNNRLYVSFADPGKVLVFDISNLPNLKLLKTLTADKGAHHMVFFKTKKGKEVVAVQNNLLNLPNLNSGTISVIEIETGKTLGTVNLRSKYGILPESIEGTNGPSNYMHH; encoded by the coding sequence ATGAAATTAAAATTTAATCTAGTTCCCTTATTCGTCATTATTCTAATGATATTCTCTAATTGTCAGAACGATAATCATCCAGAAATTCCGCATGACACTGCTTTTTTTATTGACTATAGAAGCCTCACCGGACAGCCGGATGGTATAGCTGTAATAGAGCTTGATCCTGATGCCCCTGATTTTGGAAATATCAGCAATAAACTTGAATTAGGTATTGGCGTTCTGCCGCATCACCTCTATTATAACCAGAGTGCGAACAAATTGTATACAACAGCTTTGGGAGGCAGCTATCTCTATCAGATAAAAACTGAAAAAGATAAAATAGGGCAGCCCAGATTAGTAAGTGCAACACCTATTGATACAGGTGAGAATACAGTAGGAGAAAATTTATTCTTCACTAATGACGGAAGATTTTTTATGACCTTTATGGGTGGAGCAGGAGGCCTGAAAGATGGAAGTGTAGGTGTTTTTAATGCTAATAATAACCAGCTTATTAAAACCATTAAGGCTCCAATTCAGGACAATCCCAATAAATTTATTATGTACCCGCATGGCATTTCTGTGAATGAAGAAAAAGGGCTGATGATGGTCACTTCAACTATTCATCCGGATCTTACCAGTGGATTTGGAAACACCTGTACCTTAATAGATCTGAATACTTATGAATTAAAAGAAACCTACCAGGTTGCAGATTCACCGGCGGATTTATCCAGTCCTGTCGAAGTCTTGCTGCTTCGTGGAAAGTTTCCACAATATGCCCTTGCCACTACAATGCTTGGTGGGGATATATGGATCGCTCCATACAATGCAACAACCAAAAAATATGATGCTTTTACCAAAATATTTGACGGAAGCACCCAAGGATTAGGATGGACACTCGAAATGTATATTGATGATAACAACAGGCTCTATGTAAGTTTTGCAGATCCTGGAAAAGTGCTGGTATTTGACATCAGTAATCTTCCCAATTTAAAACTTTTGAAAACACTTACCGCAGATAAAGGTGCACATCATATGGTTTTCTTTAAAACCAAAAAAGGAAAAGAAGTTGTTGCAGTACAGAATAATCTGCTTAATCTGCCTAATTTAAATTCCGGAACCATTAGCGTTATTGAAATTGAAACCGGGAAAACGCTGGGAACTGTTAATTTACGTTCCAAATACGGAATACTCCCTGAATCCATTGAAGGGACCAATGGCCCTAGCAATTATATGCATCACTGA